A region of Massilia sp. KIM DNA encodes the following proteins:
- a CDS encoding CBS domain-containing protein yields MHIGDICTVHTVYCTREETVQGAALLMRKYHVGDLVVIDSDGAGSAPVGIITDRDIVVSVIAPGLDPASLQVGDIMSEELLVAGDTDDVYETIERMRLHGVRRLPVVDASGNLSGIVSADDLLEFLAEEMGELSRISGWQQAHEKRVRQ; encoded by the coding sequence ATGCACATCGGCGACATCTGCACCGTCCACACCGTCTACTGCACGCGCGAGGAGACCGTGCAGGGCGCGGCCCTGCTCATGCGCAAGTACCATGTCGGCGACCTGGTCGTGATCGATTCGGACGGGGCGGGCAGCGCCCCGGTCGGCATCATCACCGACCGCGACATCGTGGTGTCGGTCATCGCGCCCGGGCTCGACCCGGCCAGCCTGCAGGTGGGCGACATCATGAGCGAAGAACTGCTGGTGGCGGGCGATACCGACGACGTCTACGAGACCATCGAACGCATGCGCCTGCACGGCGTGCGCCGCCTGCCGGTGGTCGACGCCAGCGGCAACCTGAGCGGCATCGTCAGCGCCGACGACCTGCTCGAATTCCTGGCCGAGGAAATGGGCGAACTGTCGCGCATCAGCGGCTGGCAGCAGGCCCACGAAAAACGCGTCCGTCAATAA
- a CDS encoding DUF3579 domain-containing protein — protein sequence MAELAHTTDQEQAGEFFILGITNKGRQFRPSDWAERLCGVMSCFCPGSSGLDAHLKFSPYVHPTVVNGTKAVVVSHKLQQVEPMAYHFVNSFAKDNDLQVVDACFVPLPGEKKPSAA from the coding sequence ATGGCCGAGTTAGCGCACACCACGGATCAGGAACAAGCAGGCGAGTTCTTCATCCTGGGCATCACGAACAAAGGCAGGCAATTTCGCCCGAGCGACTGGGCGGAGCGCCTGTGCGGCGTCATGTCCTGCTTCTGCCCGGGTTCCTCGGGCCTGGATGCGCACCTGAAGTTTTCGCCTTACGTGCACCCCACCGTGGTCAACGGCACCAAGGCGGTGGTGGTGAGCCACAAGCTGCAGCAGGTCGAACCGATGGCCTACCACTTCGTGAACAGCTTCGCCAAGGACAATGACCTGCAAGTGGTCGACGCCTGCTTCGTGCCCCTGCCTGGCGAAAAGAAACCCAGCGCGGCCTGA
- a CDS encoding CobD/CbiB family protein: MTFFSILCALLIEQLKPLRADNQVYAGVKAFAMRIESWFNAGEQRNGRMGWFLMMAALMLPTWLVYWACMRYNLVFLAFAWNVLIVYLTLGFRHYSHYFTNIQLALNNGDEATARTLLAEWARIDTVGMDSSEITRVAVEKALITTHRNVFGVFFWFLMPLGPAGAVMYRVSEYLARAWNEPDHMRNEAFGQFAAKAFYWIDWIPVRLTAIAFAVVGNFEDAIYAWRNFAGRWADEAKGIILAAGGGAMGVRLGSPLENAPQLLPADAATVDLSDSEADVLPGEEPNIRALQSTVGLVWRALILWMILLLLTSSVVWLG, translated from the coding sequence ATGACATTTTTCTCCATCCTGTGCGCGCTGCTGATCGAGCAGCTGAAACCGCTGCGCGCCGACAACCAGGTCTACGCTGGCGTCAAGGCCTTCGCCATGCGCATCGAGAGCTGGTTCAACGCGGGCGAGCAGCGCAATGGCCGCATGGGCTGGTTCCTGATGATGGCGGCCCTGATGCTGCCGACCTGGCTGGTGTACTGGGCCTGCATGCGCTACAACCTGGTGTTCCTGGCCTTCGCCTGGAACGTCCTGATCGTCTACCTGACCCTCGGTTTCCGCCACTACAGCCATTACTTCACCAATATCCAGCTGGCCCTGAACAACGGCGACGAGGCCACCGCGCGCACCCTGCTGGCCGAGTGGGCCCGGATCGACACCGTGGGCATGGACAGTAGCGAAATTACACGGGTGGCGGTGGAGAAGGCCTTGATCACCACCCACCGCAACGTGTTCGGCGTGTTCTTCTGGTTCCTGATGCCGCTGGGGCCGGCGGGCGCCGTGATGTACCGCGTGTCCGAATACCTGGCGCGTGCCTGGAACGAGCCGGACCACATGCGCAACGAAGCCTTCGGCCAGTTCGCGGCCAAGGCCTTCTACTGGATCGACTGGATTCCGGTGCGCCTGACCGCGATCGCCTTCGCCGTGGTCGGCAACTTCGAGGACGCCATCTATGCCTGGCGCAATTTCGCCGGCCGCTGGGCCGACGAAGCCAAGGGCATCATCCTGGCCGCGGGCGGCGGCGCCATGGGCGTGCGCCTCGGCTCGCCGCTCGAGAACGCGCCCCAGCTGCTGCCGGCCGATGCCGCCACCGTGGACCTGAGCGACAGCGAGGCCGATGTCCTGCCGGGCGAGGAGCCGAACATCCGGGCCCTCCAAAGCACGGTAGGCCTGGTGTGGCGCGCCCTGATATTATGGATGATCCTGCTGCTGCTCACCTCGAGCGTCGTCTGGCTCGGCTGA
- a CDS encoding CoA pyrophosphatase: MVKLVFDPTQMPVAGHAGEAAVPAARLTPEALRARFAQTLPWDPEVSEESLSLRGQSLRRAAVLVPLVMRPEGVTVLLTRRTEHLSSHAGQISFPGGGAEEGDSSLIETALREAEEEIGLHRRHVEIIGVLPEHLTISAFRVTPVVALVEPPVDLQADPGEVAEVFEVPLAWLMDGMHHQRRTLDLPEGVRRSFYAMPYEQYFIWGATAAMLRNLFHYLRA, from the coding sequence TTGGTCAAGCTCGTATTCGACCCCACCCAGATGCCCGTGGCCGGCCATGCCGGTGAGGCCGCGGTCCCGGCCGCGCGCCTGACGCCCGAGGCCTTGCGCGCCCGTTTCGCGCAAACTTTGCCCTGGGACCCGGAAGTCTCCGAAGAATCGCTGTCCCTGCGCGGCCAGAGCCTGCGCCGCGCCGCCGTGCTGGTGCCGCTGGTGATGCGCCCCGAGGGCGTGACCGTGCTGCTGACGCGCCGCACCGAGCACCTGTCCAGCCACGCCGGCCAGATCAGCTTCCCGGGCGGCGGGGCGGAGGAGGGCGACTCCTCCCTGATCGAGACCGCGCTGCGCGAGGCCGAGGAAGAGATCGGACTGCACCGCCGCCACGTCGAGATCATCGGCGTGCTGCCCGAGCACCTCACCATCAGCGCCTTCCGCGTGACCCCAGTGGTGGCCCTGGTCGAGCCGCCGGTGGACCTGCAGGCCGACCCCGGCGAGGTGGCCGAGGTGTTCGAGGTACCGCTGGCCTGGCTGATGGACGGCATGCACCACCAGCGCCGCACCCTCGACCTGCCGGAAGGCGTGCGCCGCAGCTTCTACGCCATGCCCTACGAGCAGTATTTCATCTGGGGCGCGACCGCCGCCATGCTGCGCAACCTGTTCCATTACCTGCGCGCCTGA
- the rplS gene encoding 50S ribosomal protein L19, giving the protein MDLIQQLEQEEIARLGRNIPDFAPGDTVVVSVNVVEGNRKRAQAYEGVVISRRNRGLNSNFIVRKISSGEGVERTFQLYSPLIASIEVKRRGDVRRAKLYYLRERSGKSARIKEKLPNRRAATTAAE; this is encoded by the coding sequence ATGGATCTGATCCAGCAACTCGAGCAAGAAGAAATTGCGCGCCTCGGCCGCAATATCCCTGATTTCGCACCGGGCGACACCGTTGTCGTCAGCGTCAACGTCGTCGAAGGCAACCGCAAGCGCGCCCAGGCTTACGAAGGCGTGGTCATCTCGCGTCGTAACCGTGGCCTGAACTCGAACTTCATCGTTCGCAAGATCTCGTCGGGCGAAGGCGTGGAGCGTACGTTCCAGCTGTACTCGCCGCTGATCGCTTCGATCGAAGTGAAGCGCCGCGGTGACGTGCGTCGTGCGAAGCTGTACTACCTGCGTGAGCGTTCGGGCAAATCGGCACGTATCAAAGAAAAGCTGCCGAACCGCCGCGCCGCAACCACTGCCGCCGAGTAA
- the trmD gene encoding tRNA (guanosine(37)-N1)-methyltransferase TrmD has product MQFDVVSLFPEMFAALTQSGVTRRAIEQQRWALTIWNPRDFTQDRHRTVDDRPYGGGPGMVMLAKPLEAAINAAKQRQLDLGLPAPRVVFMSPQGKPLSHERVMALKDEPGLVILCGRYEAVDQRLLDRCVDEEISLGDFVLSGGELPAMALMDAVVRQLPGVLGDDASAVEDSFVNGLLDSPHYTRPEVYEGAPVPPVLMGGNHAEIMKWRRQRMLEATARKRPELIEQARGAGRLTKADEQFLASLDQAAE; this is encoded by the coding sequence ATGCAGTTTGACGTCGTGAGCTTGTTCCCAGAGATGTTCGCCGCATTGACGCAGTCGGGGGTGACCCGCCGCGCCATCGAGCAGCAGCGCTGGGCCCTGACGATCTGGAATCCGCGCGATTTCACGCAGGACCGCCACCGCACCGTGGATGACCGCCCCTATGGCGGCGGCCCCGGAATGGTGATGCTGGCCAAGCCGCTCGAAGCCGCGATCAATGCGGCCAAGCAAAGGCAGCTCGACCTGGGCCTGCCGGCGCCGCGCGTGGTGTTCATGTCGCCGCAAGGCAAGCCCTTGAGCCATGAACGCGTGATGGCGCTGAAGGACGAGCCCGGTCTGGTGATCCTGTGCGGCCGCTACGAAGCGGTGGACCAGCGCCTGCTGGACCGCTGCGTTGACGAGGAAATTTCTCTCGGCGACTTCGTGCTGTCGGGCGGGGAACTGCCGGCCATGGCTCTGATGGATGCCGTGGTGCGGCAATTGCCGGGCGTGCTGGGCGACGATGCCTCGGCGGTCGAGGACAGCTTCGTCAACGGCCTGCTGGATTCGCCGCACTACACCCGGCCGGAAGTCTACGAAGGCGCGCCGGTGCCGCCCGTGCTGATGGGCGGCAACCACGCCGAGATCATGAAGTGGCGCCGCCAGCGCATGCTGGAGGCGACCGCGAGGAAACGGCCCGAGTTGATCGAGCAGGCGCGCGGCGCCGGCCGGCTGACCAAGGCCGACGAGCAGTTTCTGGCGAGCCTGGACCAGGCCGCCGAGTAA
- the rimM gene encoding ribosome maturation factor RimM (Essential for efficient processing of 16S rRNA) encodes MDIPDDLIQVGYVSGAYGLAGGIRITPHSDDADALLNVKTWWLDKPGLRAVAVRNAKYHSGDVVATLVGLRDRDEAEALKGATVQVSRKDFPALDEDEYYWTDLIGMDVVNLQGEALGKVSDMMHNGAQSILRITPADAGKTQDKPTERLVPFVDQYVMTVDLEGKLITLDWGLDY; translated from the coding sequence ATGGACATCCCTGACGACCTGATCCAGGTTGGCTATGTGTCCGGCGCGTACGGACTCGCGGGTGGCATTCGCATCACCCCGCATTCCGACGACGCCGATGCGCTGTTGAACGTCAAGACCTGGTGGCTCGATAAACCGGGCCTGCGCGCGGTCGCCGTGCGCAACGCGAAGTATCACAGTGGCGACGTGGTCGCCACCCTGGTCGGCCTGCGCGACCGCGACGAAGCCGAGGCGCTCAAGGGCGCCACGGTGCAGGTGTCGCGCAAGGACTTCCCCGCGCTCGACGAGGACGAGTATTACTGGACCGACCTGATCGGCATGGATGTCGTGAACCTGCAGGGCGAAGCCCTGGGCAAGGTGAGCGATATGATGCATAACGGCGCGCAATCGATCCTGCGCATCACGCCGGCCGACGCCGGCAAGACGCAAGACAAGCCAACCGAACGCCTCGTGCCTTTCGTGGACCAGTACGTCATGACCGTCGACCTCGAGGGCAAGCTGATTACCCTGGATTGGGGTCTGGATTATTAA
- the rpsP gene encoding 30S ribosomal protein S16, translating into MVVIRLARGGAKKRPFYNIVATDSRNRRDGRFIERIGFYNPMASGAEVGLRVAADRLAHWQGVGAQLSPAVARLVATQKAAA; encoded by the coding sequence ATGGTCGTTATTCGTTTGGCTCGTGGTGGCGCTAAAAAGCGCCCGTTCTACAACATCGTTGCAACCGACTCGCGCAACCGTCGCGATGGTCGTTTCATCGAGCGCATCGGTTTCTACAACCCGATGGCTTCGGGCGCCGAAGTCGGCCTGCGCGTCGCTGCTGACCGTCTGGCTCACTGGCAAGGCGTTGGCGCACAACTGTCGCCGGCAGTCGCTCGCCTGGTCGCTACCCAGAAAGCAGCTGCTTAA
- a CDS encoding TM2 domain-containing protein: MAVAHKNKTLTVLLALVAGGFGLHRFYLKGGTDRLGLLHLCALPLTGLLYGAVKPHPFYVLMPLLVSYIAAYIEALVLGLTPDEKWDGAHNQGSGRASRSNWVLPLLLVLAAAMGAILLIGTIARLFDLLYTGGAYG, from the coding sequence ATGGCTGTCGCGCACAAGAACAAGACCCTGACCGTATTGCTGGCCCTGGTGGCGGGCGGCTTCGGCCTGCACCGCTTCTACCTGAAGGGAGGGACCGACCGGCTGGGCTTGCTGCACCTGTGTGCCCTGCCCCTGACCGGGCTGCTGTACGGGGCGGTGAAGCCCCACCCCTTCTATGTCCTGATGCCCTTGCTGGTGTCGTATATCGCCGCCTACATCGAAGCCCTGGTGCTGGGTCTGACGCCGGACGAGAAATGGGATGGGGCGCACAACCAGGGCAGCGGGCGCGCTTCGCGCTCGAACTGGGTGCTGCCCCTGCTGCTGGTGCTGGCGGCGGCGATGGGGGCAATACTGCTGATCGGGACCATCGCGCGCCTGTTCGACCTGCTGTACACGGGCGGGGCCTACGGCTGA
- a CDS encoding acyl-CoA dehydrogenase: MSYQAPLKDMEFVLNELANLAEINQLPGCEDATPDTVSAVLEESAKFCGEVVAPLNHAGDKEPSFWKDGSVTTSKGFREAFRAFADAGWQGVQHPAEFGGQGLPKLVATPCMEMLHGANLSFALAPLLTDGAIEALLTAGSSAQKALFLEPLISGKWTGTMNLTEPQAGSDLAAVRTRAEPQGDGTFKIFGTKIFITYGEHDMAENIIHLVLARTPDAPAGVKGISLFIVPKFLVKEDGSLGERNDVHCVSIEHKLGIKASPTAVLQFGDHGGAIGTLVGEENRGLEYMFIMMNAARFGVGMQGVGLAERAYQQAVAFAKDRIQSREVAGSPGPVAIINHPDVRRMLMSMRAQTEAARALAYVGAGLSDLAHHHPDEATRKANLAVYEYLVPVIKGWSTEMSENVARDGVQVHGGMGFIEETGAAQHYRDAKILTIYEGTTAIQANDLVGRKTVRDGGAVAKGLSAQVRATAAQLAEVQGDLAAIGRRLSAGADALDQVVDYVVANAKSDVRAVFAGSVLYLKLAGIVLGGWQLGRAALVAQQKLQAGEGDAAFFKAKIATARFFGDHVLSQAGSLRDAIVEGAPGVLALEVDQF, from the coding sequence GTGAGCTATCAAGCCCCGCTGAAAGACATGGAGTTCGTGCTCAACGAACTGGCCAACCTGGCCGAGATCAACCAGCTGCCCGGCTGCGAGGACGCGACCCCCGACACCGTGAGCGCCGTGCTCGAGGAAAGCGCCAAGTTCTGCGGCGAAGTCGTGGCCCCGCTGAACCATGCCGGCGACAAGGAGCCCAGCTTCTGGAAGGACGGCAGCGTCACCACCTCGAAGGGCTTCCGCGAGGCCTTCCGCGCCTTCGCCGACGCCGGCTGGCAGGGCGTGCAGCACCCGGCCGAATTCGGCGGCCAGGGCCTGCCCAAGCTGGTGGCCACTCCGTGCATGGAGATGCTGCACGGCGCCAACCTGTCCTTCGCGCTGGCGCCGCTCCTGACCGACGGCGCCATCGAGGCCCTGCTCACCGCCGGGTCAAGCGCCCAGAAGGCGCTGTTCCTCGAGCCCCTCATCAGCGGCAAGTGGACCGGCACCATGAACCTGACCGAACCCCAGGCCGGCTCCGACCTGGCTGCCGTGCGCACCCGCGCCGAGCCCCAGGGCGACGGCACTTTCAAGATCTTCGGCACCAAGATCTTCATCACCTACGGTGAGCACGACATGGCGGAGAACATCATCCACCTGGTGCTGGCGCGCACCCCGGATGCGCCCGCCGGCGTGAAGGGCATCTCGCTGTTCATCGTGCCCAAGTTCCTGGTCAAGGAAGACGGCTCGCTGGGCGAGCGCAACGACGTGCACTGCGTCTCGATCGAACACAAGCTGGGCATCAAGGCCAGCCCCACCGCGGTGCTGCAGTTCGGCGACCACGGCGGCGCCATCGGCACCCTGGTGGGCGAGGAGAACCGCGGCCTGGAATATATGTTCATCATGATGAACGCGGCCCGCTTCGGCGTCGGCATGCAGGGCGTCGGCCTGGCCGAGCGCGCCTACCAGCAGGCCGTGGCCTTCGCCAAGGACCGCATCCAGTCGCGCGAAGTGGCCGGCTCGCCCGGTCCGGTGGCCATCATCAACCACCCGGACGTGCGCCGCATGCTGATGTCGATGCGCGCCCAGACCGAGGCCGCGCGCGCGCTGGCCTATGTGGGCGCGGGCCTGTCGGACCTGGCCCACCATCATCCCGACGAAGCGACCCGCAAGGCCAACCTGGCCGTGTATGAATACCTGGTCCCGGTGATCAAGGGCTGGTCGACCGAGATGAGCGAGAACGTGGCGCGCGACGGCGTGCAGGTGCACGGCGGCATGGGCTTCATCGAGGAGACCGGCGCGGCCCAGCACTACCGCGACGCCAAGATCCTGACCATCTACGAAGGCACGACGGCGATCCAGGCCAACGACCTGGTGGGCCGCAAGACCGTGCGCGACGGCGGCGCCGTGGCCAAGGGCTTGAGCGCCCAGGTGCGCGCGACGGCGGCCCAGCTGGCCGAGGTGCAGGGCGACCTGGCGGCGATCGGTCGCCGCTTGAGCGCTGGCGCGGATGCGCTGGACCAGGTGGTGGACTATGTGGTCGCCAACGCCAAGTCGGACGTGCGCGCGGTGTTCGCGGGCAGCGTGCTCTACCTGAAGCTGGCCGGCATCGTGCTGGGCGGCTGGCAACTGGGCCGCGCCGCGCTGGTGGCCCAGCAGAAGCTGCAGGCCGGGGAGGGCGACGCCGCCTTCTTCAAGGCCAAGATCGCGACCGCCCGTTTCTTTGGCGACCATGTGCTGAGCCAGGCCGGCAGCCTGCGCGACGCGATCGTCGAAGGCGCGCCGGGTGTGCTGGCGCTGGAGGTGGATCAATTCTAA
- a CDS encoding electron transfer flavoprotein subunit alpha/FixB family protein encodes MVALVIAEHDNGSLKGATHHTVTAAAQCGGEVHILVAGSNCGAAAEAAAQIAGVAKVLVADAPHFADGLAENVAEQALAIAGNYSHILAPATAFGKNILPRVAAKLDVAQISEITKVDAPDTFERPIYAGNAIATVQSSDKIKVITVRGTAFDSAATGGSAAVEQLAPVADSGKSSFVGRELAKSDRPELTAAKIIVSGGRGIGSAENFKILEPLADKLGAAMGASRAAVDAGFVPNDWQVGQTGKIVAPTLYIAVGISGAIQHLAGMKDSKTIVAINKDPEAPIFSVADYGLVGDLFEVVPALVKELG; translated from the coding sequence ATGGTCGCACTCGTTATTGCTGAACACGACAACGGCTCCCTGAAGGGCGCCACCCACCACACCGTGACCGCGGCCGCCCAGTGCGGCGGCGAAGTCCACATCCTGGTCGCCGGCTCGAACTGCGGCGCCGCCGCCGAAGCCGCCGCCCAGATCGCGGGCGTCGCCAAGGTGCTGGTCGCCGACGCGCCGCACTTCGCCGACGGCCTGGCCGAGAACGTCGCCGAGCAGGCCCTGGCCATCGCCGGCAACTACTCGCACATCCTGGCTCCGGCCACCGCCTTCGGCAAGAACATCCTGCCGCGCGTGGCCGCCAAGCTGGACGTGGCCCAGATCTCGGAAATCACCAAGGTCGACGCGCCCGACACCTTCGAGCGCCCGATCTACGCCGGCAATGCCATCGCCACCGTGCAGTCGAGCGACAAGATTAAGGTCATCACCGTGCGCGGCACCGCCTTCGACTCGGCCGCCACGGGCGGCTCGGCAGCCGTCGAGCAGCTGGCGCCGGTGGCCGATTCGGGCAAGTCCTCCTTCGTGGGCCGCGAACTGGCCAAGTCGGACCGTCCGGAACTGACCGCCGCCAAGATCATCGTCTCGGGCGGCCGCGGCATCGGCTCGGCCGAGAACTTCAAGATCCTCGAGCCGCTGGCCGACAAGCTGGGCGCCGCCATGGGCGCTTCGCGCGCCGCGGTGGACGCGGGCTTCGTGCCGAACGACTGGCAGGTCGGCCAGACCGGCAAGATCGTCGCCCCGACCCTGTACATCGCGGTCGGCATCTCGGGCGCGATCCAGCACCTGGCCGGCATGAAGGACTCCAAGACCATCGTCGCCATCAACAAAGACCCGGAAGCCCCGATCTTCTCGGTGGCCGACTACGGCCTGGTGGGCGACCTGTTCGAAGTCGTCCCGGCACTGGTCAAGGAACTGGGCTGA
- a CDS encoding electron transfer flavoprotein subunit beta/FixA family protein yields the protein MKVLVPVKRVVDYNVKVRVKSDGSGVDIANVKMSMNPFDEIAMEEATRLKEAGKVTEVVAVSVGVAQCQETLRTGMAIGADRGILVETNVETEPLAVAKIMKALADKEQPQLIILGKQAIDDDSNQTGQMLAALLGWPQATFASKVVLEDGKVTVTREVDGGLETVALSLPAIVTTDLRLNEPRYVTLPNIMKAKKKPLETIKPEDLGVDVSPRLKTLKVTEPAKRSAGVKVPDVATLVQKLRTEAKVI from the coding sequence ATGAAAGTCCTGGTACCCGTCAAACGCGTGGTCGACTACAACGTCAAGGTCCGCGTCAAATCCGACGGCAGCGGCGTGGATATCGCCAACGTCAAAATGTCGATGAACCCGTTCGACGAGATCGCGATGGAAGAAGCCACGCGCCTGAAGGAAGCCGGCAAGGTCACCGAGGTGGTGGCGGTGTCGGTCGGCGTGGCCCAGTGCCAGGAAACCCTGCGTACCGGCATGGCCATCGGCGCCGACCGCGGCATCCTGGTCGAGACCAATGTCGAGACCGAGCCGCTGGCCGTGGCCAAGATCATGAAGGCGCTGGCGGACAAGGAACAGCCGCAGCTGATCATCCTGGGCAAGCAGGCGATCGACGACGACTCCAACCAGACCGGCCAGATGCTGGCTGCCCTGCTGGGCTGGCCGCAGGCGACCTTCGCCTCGAAGGTGGTGCTGGAAGACGGCAAGGTCACCGTGACCCGCGAAGTGGACGGCGGCCTGGAAACCGTGGCCCTGAGCCTGCCGGCCATCGTCACCACCGACCTGCGCCTGAACGAGCCGCGCTACGTGACCCTGCCGAACATCATGAAGGCGAAGAAGAAACCGCTCGAGACCATCAAGCCGGAAGACCTGGGCGTCGACGTGAGCCCGCGCCTGAAGACCCTGAAAGTGACCGAGCCGGCCAAGCGCTCGGCCGGCGTCAAGGTGCCGGACGTGGCGACGCTGGTGCAAAAGCTGCGTACCGAAGCCAAAGTCATCTGA
- a CDS encoding sulfurtransferase TusA family protein, with protein MEFQRDLDARGLNCPLPILKAKKALAEMESGEVLRIVATDTGSVRDFQAFAKQTGNALLHHSVENGEFTFLMRRK; from the coding sequence ATGGAATTCCAGAGAGACCTGGATGCGCGCGGGCTGAACTGTCCCCTGCCCATCCTCAAAGCGAAGAAGGCGCTTGCCGAGATGGAAAGCGGCGAGGTGCTGCGCATCGTCGCGACCGATACCGGTTCCGTGCGCGATTTCCAGGCCTTCGCCAAACAGACCGGCAACGCGCTGCTGCACCACAGCGTGGAGAACGGTGAATTCACCTTTCTGATGCGCCGCAAATAA